A single genomic interval of Lactococcus sp. S-13 harbors:
- the trmFO gene encoding methylenetetrahydrofolate--tRNA-(uracil(54)-C(5))-methyltransferase (FADH(2)-oxidizing) TrmFO, whose translation MKKTHINVIGAGLAGSEAAYQIAKRGIPVKLYEMRGVKPTPQHKTDKFAELVCSNSLRGAAITNAVGLLKEEMKRLDSVIIQAAQATQVPAGGALAVDREGFADFITERISNHPLIEINRGEITEIPQDEITIIATGPLTSDALAAKIHELNGGDGFYFYDAAAPIIDANSINFNKVYKKSRYDKGEADYINCPMTKEEFQAFQEALISAEEAPLNSFEDMKVFEGCMPIEEMAKRGYKTMLFGPMKPVGLEYPEDYNGPRDGEFRTPYAVVQLRQDNASASLYNIVGFQTHLKWGEQKRVFQMIPGLENAEFVRYGVMHRNSYMDSPNLLKQTFQSRKQENLFFAGQMTGVEGYVESAASGLVAGINAVRLFNEQEDVIFPRTTAIGSLPYYITHTDSKHFQPMNVTFGIVGELEGPRIRDKKERYTKVAERALGDLEKIINTLD comes from the coding sequence ATGAAAAAAACACACATCAATGTTATTGGAGCAGGCCTTGCAGGCTCTGAAGCAGCTTATCAGATTGCAAAACGTGGCATCCCCGTCAAATTGTACGAGATGCGTGGAGTAAAACCGACTCCGCAGCATAAAACAGACAAATTTGCAGAATTAGTTTGTTCAAATTCTCTGCGCGGTGCAGCCATTACTAATGCTGTTGGACTTTTAAAAGAAGAGATGAAGCGTTTGGATTCAGTGATTATTCAAGCAGCACAAGCCACTCAAGTACCTGCAGGTGGAGCTTTGGCTGTAGATAGAGAGGGGTTTGCTGATTTTATTACTGAACGTATCTCTAACCATCCATTGATTGAAATCAATCGTGGAGAAATTACCGAAATTCCTCAGGATGAAATTACAATTATTGCGACAGGGCCTTTGACTTCGGATGCTCTCGCAGCTAAAATCCATGAATTAAACGGTGGCGATGGTTTTTATTTTTACGATGCCGCAGCGCCGATTATCGATGCTAATTCTATTAATTTCAATAAGGTTTATAAAAAATCACGCTACGACAAGGGAGAAGCAGATTATATCAATTGTCCGATGACAAAGGAAGAATTTCAGGCTTTTCAGGAAGCTTTGATTTCAGCAGAAGAAGCACCACTCAATTCCTTCGAAGACATGAAAGTTTTTGAAGGGTGTATGCCAATTGAAGAAATGGCAAAACGTGGTTATAAGACAATGTTGTTCGGTCCAATGAAACCAGTTGGACTTGAATATCCTGAAGATTATAATGGACCAAGAGATGGTGAGTTTAGAACACCTTATGCTGTTGTTCAACTCCGTCAAGATAATGCCTCAGCATCACTATATAACATCGTTGGCTTCCAAACACATCTCAAATGGGGTGAGCAAAAACGCGTCTTCCAAATGATTCCAGGTTTGGAAAATGCTGAGTTTGTACGTTATGGTGTAATGCACCGCAACTCTTATATGGATTCTCCTAATCTCCTAAAACAAACTTTCCAATCTCGTAAACAAGAAAATCTATTTTTTGCGGGTCAAATGACAGGAGTAGAGGGATACGTAGAATCTGCGGCTTCTGGCTTAGTGGCAGGAATCAATGCTGTTCGCCTTTTTAACGAACAGGAAGATGTTATTTTTCCACGTACAACTGCTATCGGAAGCTTACCTTACTACATTACTCACACAGATAGCAAACATTTCCAACCAATGAATGTTACTTTTGGTATTGTTGGGGAATTGGAAGGTCCACGTATTCGTGATAAAAAAGAACGGTACACGAAAGTTGCTGAACGAGCATTAGGCGACTTAGAAAAAATTATCAATACTTTAGATTAA
- the dprA gene encoding DNA-processing protein DprA codes for MITNFDLYRWKNAGMTNLGVNKLLKFYTKHQTKLTLRQMAQIAQVKSVADFIEQYKSQDVKKLRENYKKFSSISILDSAYPDRLRQIYNPPALLFYQGNIELLKYPKLAFVGSRASSSSGILSVQKIIKELKQSFIIVSGLAKGIDAASHISAIKSQTPTIAVIGSGLDVFYPAENRKLQEYMAQKELIITEYSPGEKPLKYHFPERNRIIAGLSRGVVVVEAKLRSGSLITSERALEEGRDVFAIPGNITEGYSDGCHHLIQQGAKLVYQAQDILEEYFYQ; via the coding sequence ATGATTACAAATTTTGATTTATATCGCTGGAAAAATGCAGGAATGACTAATCTTGGTGTAAATAAACTTTTAAAATTTTATACAAAACACCAGACAAAACTTACTCTGCGTCAAATGGCACAAATCGCGCAAGTGAAATCAGTTGCTGATTTTATTGAACAGTACAAAAGTCAAGATGTAAAAAAATTGCGGGAAAACTACAAAAAATTTTCATCAATTTCTATACTTGACAGTGCTTACCCGGATCGTCTTCGCCAGATTTACAATCCCCCTGCATTACTTTTTTATCAAGGAAATATCGAATTACTAAAATATCCTAAACTTGCTTTTGTGGGTAGTCGTGCATCTAGTTCGTCAGGTATTCTATCCGTTCAAAAAATTATAAAAGAACTCAAGCAAAGTTTTATTATAGTCAGTGGACTTGCGAAGGGCATTGACGCAGCCAGTCATATTTCAGCAATAAAAAGCCAAACACCCACTATTGCAGTTATCGGAAGTGGTCTGGATGTTTTTTATCCTGCGGAAAATCGTAAGCTCCAAGAGTATATGGCTCAAAAAGAATTGATTATCACAGAATATTCTCCGGGAGAAAAACCACTTAAATACCACTTCCCCGAACGTAATCGAATCATCGCTGGTCTTTCACGTGGTGTGGTTGTTGTTGAAGCAAAGTTGCGCAGTGGCAGTTTGATTACCAGCGAGCGTGCTCTTGAAGAAGGGAGAGACGTTTTTGCTATTCCTGGCAATATCACTGAAGGTTACTCGGATGGTTGTCATCATCTGATTCAACAAGGAGCCAAACTAGTCTATCAGGCACAAGATATCTTAGAAGAATATTTTTATCAATAA
- the hisF gene encoding imidazole glycerol phosphate synthase subunit HisF, producing the protein MLTKRIIPCLDIKNGKVVKGINFVGLQEIGDPVELAKLYEQQCADEIVFLDITASFEARDIIVGLIGRAARELSIPLTVGGGIRSLDDFRKILQNGADKVSINSSAIANPQLITEAAQEFGVQCVVVAIDAKQRSDGGYDVYIKGGRENTGLDLIEWVIECERLGAGEILLTSMDKDGTKSGYDIAMLNAVCQAVNIPVIASGGCGSISDIVDVFKETKSDAALVASLFHYGEATVKEVKDALIKEQIPARHL; encoded by the coding sequence ATGTTGACTAAACGAATCATTCCTTGCTTAGATATCAAAAATGGTAAGGTAGTTAAGGGTATCAATTTTGTTGGCTTACAAGAAATTGGTGACCCTGTAGAGTTAGCGAAACTCTATGAGCAACAATGTGCTGATGAAATTGTTTTTCTGGATATTACAGCAAGTTTTGAAGCGCGTGATATTATAGTGGGATTGATTGGACGTGCCGCACGTGAACTCTCAATTCCCTTGACAGTCGGAGGAGGAATTCGTTCTCTTGATGATTTTAGGAAAATTTTACAAAATGGGGCAGATAAGGTTTCTATAAATAGCTCAGCGATTGCCAATCCTCAACTTATCACAGAAGCTGCTCAAGAATTTGGGGTTCAATGCGTTGTTGTTGCGATTGATGCAAAGCAGCGATCTGACGGCGGTTATGATGTGTATATCAAAGGAGGAAGGGAAAATACCGGACTTGATTTAATTGAGTGGGTCATTGAATGTGAACGACTTGGTGCTGGAGAAATTCTTCTAACTTCTATGGATAAGGACGGAACAAAATCTGGATATGACATCGCCATGCTAAACGCCGTATGTCAGGCGGTCAATATTCCTGTAATAGCGAGCGGCGGTTGTGGCTCAATTTCAGATATTGTTGATGTTTTTAAAGAGACCAAGAGTGATGCCGCATTGGTCGCAAGTTTATTTCACTATGGAGAAGCGACCGTCAAGGAAGTTAAAGATGCATTGATTAAGGAGCAGATACCTGCACGTCATTTATAA
- the hisA gene encoding 1-(5-phosphoribosyl)-5-[(5-phosphoribosylamino)methylideneamino]imidazole-4-carboxamide isomerase, with the protein MEIIPAIDLQNGEAVRLYKGDYEKKTIYSRQPEELAQKFEKFGANYLHLVDLDGAKSGRPENQATIEKIKQLTHLKIEIGGGIRTLETIAFYLEELKLDRVILGTAALDTQFLSAALMRYGAKKIIVGVDIKDGFVSTSGWLKTSQIPYLDFLKELEHLGVSKTVITDISKDGTLTGPNFTLYDQIAQETKLEFIVSGGVKNSADIKRARLSNFSGIIVGKAFYEGKLDLQKEFENVD; encoded by the coding sequence ATGGAAATTATTCCTGCAATTGATTTACAAAACGGTGAGGCGGTAAGACTTTACAAAGGAGATTATGAAAAGAAAACAATTTATAGCCGACAACCAGAAGAACTTGCTCAAAAGTTTGAAAAGTTCGGAGCAAATTACTTACATCTGGTAGATTTGGACGGTGCAAAATCAGGACGACCAGAAAATCAAGCGACTATAGAAAAAATTAAGCAGTTAACCCATTTAAAAATTGAAATAGGCGGTGGGATACGAACGCTTGAAACAATTGCTTTCTATCTTGAGGAGCTCAAGCTTGATCGCGTGATTTTAGGAACTGCCGCATTAGATACTCAATTTCTCAGTGCCGCCCTTATGCGTTATGGAGCGAAAAAAATCATCGTCGGAGTGGACATTAAAGATGGCTTCGTTTCAACATCAGGTTGGTTAAAAACGAGCCAAATTCCGTATTTAGATTTTTTAAAGGAACTTGAACATTTGGGAGTGAGCAAAACAGTTATTACAGATATTTCTAAAGATGGGACATTAACTGGTCCGAATTTTACTCTTTATGATCAAATTGCCCAAGAAACAAAACTAGAGTTTATTGTTTCGGGAGGAGTAAAAAATAGTGCAGATATTAAAAGGGCTCGTCTATCAAACTTTTCAGGCATTATTGTTGGCAAGGCCTTTTATGAAGGAAAATTAGATCTACAAAAGGAGTTTGAAAATGTTGACTAA
- the hisB gene encoding imidazoleglycerol-phosphate dehydratase HisB: MRTASLNRQTKETQISLELNLDGTGKADISTNIGFLDHMLTLLAFHSDFDLSLVAHGDHETLGMDSHHVIEDVAIAIGKCINEALGERLGIRRYGSFTVPMDEALVTCDLDISGRPFLVFNADVSTNPKLGGYDTEMTGEFFRALAFNAGITLHLNEHYGQNTHHIIEGMFKSTARALKMAVSIDKDKIDLIPSSKGIL; the protein is encoded by the coding sequence ATGCGTACAGCAAGCTTAAATCGTCAAACTAAAGAAACTCAAATTAGCCTTGAGCTTAATCTTGATGGGACAGGTAAAGCAGACATTTCAACAAATATTGGATTTCTAGATCATATGCTCACCTTACTTGCTTTTCATAGTGATTTTGACCTTTCTCTGGTGGCTCACGGAGATCATGAAACTTTAGGCATGGATTCTCACCATGTTATTGAAGATGTCGCGATTGCTATTGGGAAGTGTATCAATGAAGCATTGGGAGAGAGGCTAGGAATTCGCCGTTATGGTAGTTTTACAGTCCCAATGGATGAAGCTTTGGTGACCTGTGATTTGGATATTAGCGGTCGTCCTTTTCTTGTCTTTAATGCTGATGTATCGACCAATCCTAAACTTGGGGGTTATGATACTGAAATGACTGGAGAATTTTTCCGAGCTTTAGCTTTCAATGCTGGAATTACACTCCATTTGAACGAGCATTATGGTCAGAATACTCATCATATCATTGAAGGAATGTTCAAATCAACTGCGCGTGCTCTAAAGATGGCTGTTAGCATTGATAAAGATAAGATTGATTTAATTCCCTCATCGAAAGGAATATTGTAA
- the trhO gene encoding oxygen-dependent tRNA uridine(34) hydroxylase TrhO produces MTQEYRVLLYYHYVPIENGALFAQQHLADCKALGLKGRILIADEGINGTLSGTIEQTDAYIRLLKSDSRFASTVFKIDETDQHAFKKMHVRYRAELVNLNLENDIDPLKLTGTYLTPTEFRQGLLDENTIVIDARNDYEFDLGHFRGAIRPDIKNFRDLPQWVQDHKEEFMEKRILTYCTGGIRCEKFSGWLVREGFKDVGQLHGGIATYGKDSEVQGDLWDGQMYVFDSRIAVPINQKEKVIVGRDWFDGTPCERYINCANPECNRQLLASEENEAQYLGACSYECRIHPKNRYIQSHHLSTDEINARLEHKKAF; encoded by the coding sequence ATGACTCAAGAGTATCGAGTTTTATTATATTACCACTATGTCCCAATCGAAAATGGGGCCCTTTTTGCGCAACAACATTTAGCAGACTGCAAAGCATTAGGGCTAAAAGGACGAATTTTAATCGCTGACGAAGGCATAAATGGGACTTTATCGGGAACTATTGAACAAACAGACGCCTATATTCGCTTACTGAAATCTGATTCTCGTTTCGCTTCAACTGTTTTTAAAATCGATGAAACTGATCAACACGCGTTCAAAAAAATGCACGTTCGTTATCGTGCTGAGCTCGTTAATTTAAATCTGGAAAATGATATTGATCCTTTAAAGCTAACAGGTACTTATCTCACTCCAACAGAATTTCGACAAGGACTGCTCGATGAAAATACTATTGTTATTGACGCTCGAAATGATTATGAATTTGATTTAGGACATTTTCGTGGTGCTATTCGACCGGACATCAAAAATTTTCGGGACCTCCCCCAATGGGTTCAGGATCATAAAGAAGAGTTTATGGAGAAACGCATCCTAACCTATTGCACAGGTGGAATTCGGTGTGAAAAATTCTCAGGTTGGCTAGTTCGAGAAGGTTTTAAAGATGTCGGCCAGCTCCACGGTGGAATTGCAACTTATGGCAAGGATTCTGAAGTTCAAGGGGATTTGTGGGATGGACAAATGTATGTTTTTGATAGCCGAATCGCTGTCCCCATCAACCAAAAAGAAAAAGTAATTGTCGGTCGAGATTGGTTTGACGGAACACCTTGTGAACGTTACATCAATTGTGCAAATCCAGAGTGTAATCGGCAACTCCTTGCTTCTGAAGAAAATGAAGCACAATATCTTGGTGCTTGCTCATATGAGTGTCGTATTCATCCCAAAAATCGCTATATTCAAAGCCATCATCTATCCACGGATGAAATCAACGCTCGACTTGAACATAAAAAAGCCTTTTAA
- the topA gene encoding type I DNA topoisomerase, translating to MPTTTENKIKTTTTKKKTTRKKITPGKNLVIVESPAKAKTIEKYLGRNYKVVASVGHIRDLKKSTMSVDIENNYEPQYINIRGKAPLINSLKKEAKAAKAVYLASDPDREGEAISWHLAHILNLPLEERNRVVFNEITKDAVKNAFKEPRQIDVDLVDAQQARRVLDRLVGYSISPILWKKVKKGLSAGRVQSIALKLIVDRENEINSFIPEEYWTIDGEFKKGTKKFKAAFWGVDGKKRPLKTNQDVIEVMERLDGPDFNVDKVEKKERRRNAPLPYTTSSMQQDAANKINFRTRKTMMVAQQLYEGLTLGSQGHQGLITYMRTDSTRISPVAQSTAHDFISEKFGEKYSKHGSKVKNAAGAQDAHEAIRPSNVFNTPELIAKYLDKDQLKLYTLIWNRFVASQMVPAIFDTVKVTLSQNGVVFIANGSQVKFDGYLVIYNDSDKSNMLPEMVENEIVKKSNIKPEQHFTQPPARYSEATLIKTLEENGVGRPSTYAPTLETIQKRYYVRLVAKRFEPTELGEIVNKLIVEFFPNIVNSEFTAEMEKDLDEVEEGKRQWIEVVDQFYKPFAIELEKAEEGMEKIQIKDEPAGFDCDVCGNPMVIKLGRFGKFYACSNFPDCRNTKAIVKEIGVKCPLCHEGNIIERKTKKNRLFYGCDRYPECEFTSWDKPIGRDCPKSGHFLVEKKVRGGGKQVICSNEECDYQEEKQK from the coding sequence ATGCCAACTACTACTGAAAATAAAATAAAAACAACAACAACTAAGAAAAAAACAACTCGGAAAAAGATTACACCGGGAAAAAATCTTGTTATTGTTGAATCACCAGCTAAGGCTAAGACAATCGAAAAATATTTAGGTCGCAATTATAAAGTTGTCGCCTCGGTTGGACATATCCGAGATCTCAAAAAATCAACTATGTCGGTTGATATTGAAAATAATTATGAGCCACAATATATCAATATTCGTGGAAAAGCACCGCTAATCAACTCTCTTAAAAAAGAAGCCAAAGCTGCAAAAGCTGTCTATCTCGCAAGTGACCCGGACCGAGAGGGCGAAGCTATTTCATGGCATTTAGCCCATATTTTAAATCTTCCACTTGAAGAAAGAAATCGAGTGGTTTTCAATGAAATCACTAAAGATGCGGTCAAAAATGCATTTAAGGAGCCTCGTCAAATTGATGTTGATCTTGTCGATGCTCAACAAGCACGCCGTGTTCTTGACCGTCTAGTAGGTTATTCAATCAGTCCTATTCTTTGGAAAAAAGTTAAAAAAGGACTTTCGGCAGGACGAGTTCAATCCATTGCCCTCAAATTGATTGTTGACCGTGAAAATGAAATCAATAGCTTTATCCCTGAAGAATATTGGACCATTGATGGTGAATTTAAAAAAGGGACTAAAAAATTCAAAGCCGCATTTTGGGGAGTTGATGGGAAAAAACGTCCTTTAAAAACGAATCAAGACGTAATCGAAGTCATGGAACGTTTGGATGGACCAGATTTTAATGTTGACAAAGTTGAAAAGAAAGAACGTCGTAGAAACGCTCCTCTGCCTTATACAACAAGTTCGATGCAACAGGATGCTGCAAATAAAATTAATTTCCGTACCCGCAAAACGATGATGGTTGCCCAACAGCTTTATGAAGGTTTGACACTTGGAAGTCAAGGCCATCAAGGGTTAATTACATATATGCGGACAGACTCAACACGAATTTCACCCGTTGCACAAAGTACTGCACATGATTTTATTTCTGAAAAATTTGGTGAAAAATATAGTAAACATGGTTCAAAAGTAAAAAATGCAGCCGGTGCTCAAGACGCCCATGAAGCTATTCGTCCTTCAAATGTATTTAACACCCCAGAATTAATTGCCAAATATTTAGATAAAGATCAATTGAAGCTTTATACACTTATTTGGAATCGCTTTGTTGCTAGCCAAATGGTTCCTGCAATTTTTGATACTGTGAAAGTTACTCTATCGCAAAACGGTGTTGTTTTTATTGCCAATGGTTCTCAGGTAAAATTTGATGGTTATTTAGTAATTTACAATGACTCTGATAAATCAAATATGTTGCCAGAAATGGTAGAAAATGAAATAGTCAAAAAATCAAATATCAAACCTGAGCAACATTTTACTCAGCCACCAGCCCGCTATTCAGAAGCTACCTTGATTAAGACTTTGGAGGAAAATGGAGTAGGACGTCCTTCAACATACGCTCCAACTTTAGAAACTATACAGAAAAGATATTATGTAAGGCTGGTAGCCAAGCGCTTTGAACCTACAGAACTTGGCGAAATTGTAAATAAACTCATCGTAGAATTTTTCCCAAATATCGTTAATTCAGAATTTACTGCAGAGATGGAAAAAGATCTTGACGAAGTTGAAGAAGGAAAACGTCAATGGATTGAAGTCGTTGATCAATTTTATAAACCATTTGCAATTGAACTTGAAAAAGCTGAAGAAGGCATGGAAAAAATCCAAATCAAAGATGAGCCAGCAGGTTTTGACTGTGATGTTTGCGGAAATCCAATGGTAATCAAACTCGGCCGCTTTGGGAAATTCTATGCTTGTAGCAACTTTCCTGACTGTCGCAATACCAAAGCAATTGTGAAAGAGATTGGTGTGAAATGCCCACTTTGTCACGAGGGTAATATTATTGAACGAAAAACTAAGAAAAATCGACTTTTCTACGGTTGCGATCGGTACCCAGAGTGCGAATTTACAAGTTGGGACAAACCAATCGGACGTGATTGTCCAAAATCAGGACATTTTCTCGTTGAAAAGAAAGTACGTGGTGGTGGGAAACAAGTTATTTGTTCCAACGAAGAATGTGATTATCAAGAAGAAAAACAAAAATAG
- a CDS encoding histidinol-phosphatase HisJ family protein encodes MKKVDYHLHSYFSADSQENPRTHILEALKYGLDEICFTEHRDFYFPDMAFDLDVPAYFQELSALQAEFSGQIMVKIGLEIGLDLRFKQEIEDFVSNSAYDFVIGSVHEINDIEVYDDTSYYTNKSKKQAHLEYLEAVLACVQNFDCFNALGHLDYVARYGPYADKFIQFDEFSELIHQILQVLSDKNKALEVNTRLFQYPETQKFYQFLIETYKNCGGKWITLGTDSHLAKRDWISWTLAQNLIKSSGFTELALFSKMQVENIL; translated from the coding sequence ATGAAAAAAGTAGATTATCATTTGCATTCTTATTTTTCAGCAGATAGTCAGGAAAATCCACGTACTCATATTTTAGAAGCATTAAAATATGGGCTTGACGAAATTTGCTTTACTGAACATCGCGATTTTTATTTTCCTGATATGGCGTTTGACTTGGATGTTCCGGCTTATTTTCAAGAGTTGAGTGCTCTGCAAGCTGAGTTTTCGGGACAAATCATGGTAAAAATTGGTTTAGAAATAGGCTTGGATTTGCGCTTTAAGCAGGAAATTGAGGATTTTGTTAGTAACTCGGCCTATGATTTTGTGATTGGTTCTGTGCATGAAATCAATGATATTGAAGTTTATGATGATACATCTTACTACACAAATAAATCGAAAAAACAAGCACATTTAGAATACTTAGAGGCTGTGCTGGCTTGTGTCCAAAACTTTGACTGTTTTAATGCACTTGGACATTTGGATTATGTTGCACGGTACGGCCCTTATGCGGATAAATTCATTCAATTTGATGAGTTTTCCGAGTTAATTCATCAAATTCTTCAGGTGCTTAGTGATAAAAATAAGGCATTAGAAGTGAACACTCGCTTGTTCCAATATCCTGAGACACAAAAATTCTATCAATTTCTTATTGAAACCTACAAAAATTGTGGTGGAAAATGGATTACTCTAGGAACAGATAGTCATCTTGCAAAACGTGATTGGATAAGTTGGACTTTAGCCCAAAATTTAATCAAATCAAGCGGTTTTACTGAGCTAGCTCTTTTTTCAAAAATGCAAGTTGAAAATATTCTTTAA
- the hisH gene encoding imidazole glycerol phosphate synthase subunit HisH: MIVIVDYNVGNLQSVQAAFERLGQEVIISRDISLIKEATALVLPGVGAFPIAMKNLESFQLIDLLKERAEAGIPILGICLGMQVLFEMGFEMGETKGLGLLPGEIRPIKTNEKLPHMGWNQLKITQNNPITKYLEMDDEVYFVHSYQAFVNPQELIAYVEYGEAKIPAIVGHGKIIGCQFHPEKSGLIGQKILKAFLEELEEQK, encoded by the coding sequence ATGATTGTAATTGTTGACTATAATGTGGGAAATTTACAAAGCGTCCAAGCAGCTTTTGAGCGCTTGGGTCAAGAAGTCATTATTTCACGAGATATTTCGCTTATCAAGGAGGCTACAGCACTCGTTCTCCCTGGGGTTGGTGCTTTTCCTATTGCAATGAAAAATTTAGAAAGTTTTCAGCTGATTGATCTCTTAAAAGAAAGAGCAGAAGCTGGAATTCCAATTTTAGGGATATGTTTAGGAATGCAGGTTTTATTCGAGATGGGTTTCGAGATGGGGGAAACCAAAGGCTTAGGGCTTTTACCTGGTGAAATCCGTCCAATTAAAACAAATGAGAAACTGCCTCATATGGGGTGGAATCAGCTAAAGATTACTCAAAATAATCCAATCACAAAATATTTAGAGATGGATGATGAAGTTTATTTTGTTCATTCCTATCAAGCTTTTGTAAATCCTCAAGAGTTGATTGCTTATGTTGAATATGGTGAGGCAAAGATTCCTGCGATTGTTGGCCATGGAAAAATAATTGGTTGTCAGTTTCATCCTGAAAAGAGTGGGCTTATTGGTCAAAAAATCTTAAAAGCTTTTTTAGAAGAATTAGAGGAGCAAAAATAA
- a CDS encoding ArsC/Spx/MgsR family protein, with the protein MITIYRAKAGSVSTRQAIKFMEHYHIPFKLKDTTGIDKKDLRKILQLSNGFEDILVSKKKAKKVYLHVEEEVSLDDLSFNEMIKLIYQNPQLLRQPIIFDDHKLLVGYNSDDIRTFLPRSLRNDNTF; encoded by the coding sequence ATGATTACAATTTACAGAGCAAAAGCTGGATCCGTATCCACAAGGCAAGCCATCAAATTCATGGAACATTACCATATCCCCTTTAAACTCAAAGATACAACTGGAATAGACAAAAAGGACTTACGAAAAATTCTTCAGCTTTCGAATGGATTTGAAGATATTTTAGTTTCCAAAAAGAAAGCTAAGAAAGTCTACCTCCATGTTGAAGAAGAAGTCAGTTTAGATGACTTAAGCTTTAACGAAATGATAAAACTCATTTATCAAAATCCTCAATTACTCAGGCAACCTATTATCTTTGATGACCATAAACTATTAGTTGGCTATAATTCCGATGATATCCGTACTTTTCTTCCTCGCTCCCTGAGAAATGACAACACTTTTTAA
- a CDS encoding DUF3042 family protein, translated as MKHTFIKGFAAGNAVILLGLAATALGVKAKIINPSKQKEAKIELGRKRAARKRIAP; from the coding sequence ATGAAACACACTTTTATTAAAGGTTTCGCTGCCGGAAATGCAGTCATCTTACTAGGACTCGCTGCAACAGCTCTTGGAGTCAAAGCAAAAATAATTAACCCAAGCAAACAAAAAGAAGCCAAGATTGAATTGGGTCGAAAAAGAGCGGCAAGGAAACGAATTGCACCCTAA
- the hisIE gene encoding bifunctional phosphoribosyl-AMP cyclohydrolase/phosphoribosyl-ATP diphosphatase HisIE produces the protein MKPDFEKQILIPVIVQDYRTQQVLMLAYTNEEAYEKMLETGETWFYSRSRQKLWHKGEESGHFQKIKGIRLDCDQDTLLIFVEQIGNACHTGAYSCFFNEVKSFDERDIFQALEDMVENRRLSPIEKSYTNYLLDQGIDKVLKKVGEEASEVIIASKNPDKEELIGEMADLLYHLFVLGNIYGVTLEEVKDKLRERHQKSQNKKEFHTRTAD, from the coding sequence ATGAAACCAGATTTTGAAAAACAAATCCTCATTCCAGTAATTGTGCAAGATTATCGCACCCAGCAAGTCCTTATGCTTGCTTATACTAACGAAGAAGCTTATGAAAAAATGCTTGAGACAGGAGAGACGTGGTTTTATTCACGTTCTCGTCAAAAACTTTGGCACAAAGGTGAAGAGTCTGGACATTTTCAAAAAATCAAGGGAATCCGGCTGGATTGTGATCAAGATACTTTGCTTATTTTTGTAGAACAAATCGGGAATGCTTGTCATACTGGAGCATATTCTTGTTTCTTTAATGAAGTAAAATCATTTGACGAACGCGATATTTTTCAAGCACTTGAAGACATGGTTGAAAATCGCAGATTATCTCCCATTGAAAAGTCTTATACAAATTATTTACTTGACCAGGGAATTGATAAAGTCCTCAAAAAGGTTGGAGAGGAAGCAAGTGAAGTTATTATTGCTAGTAAAAACCCAGACAAGGAAGAACTTATTGGGGAAATGGCAGATTTACTTTATCATCTGTTTGTTTTAGGAAATATCTATGGTGTGACCCTTGAAGAAGTAAAAGATAAACTTCGAGAACGTCATCAAAAATCACAAAATAAAAAAGAATTTCATACAAGGACGGCTGATTAG